One genomic segment of Hordeum vulgare subsp. vulgare chromosome 2H, MorexV3_pseudomolecules_assembly, whole genome shotgun sequence includes these proteins:
- the LOC123430262 gene encoding non-specific lipid-transfer protein 4-like, which yields MSMRSLLALALVVVAVACLSAPRGAQGAGECGKTPADKMALKLAPCASAGQDPKSAPSSGCCTAVHTIGKQSPKCLCAVMLSDTAKSAGIKPEVAMSIPKRCNLVDRPVGYKCGAYTLP from the exons ATGTCGATGAGGAGTCTGCTGGCGCTCGCTCTGGTGGTCGTGGCCGTGGCGTGCCTTTCGGCGCCGCGGGGCGCGCAAGGGGCCGGCGAGTGCGGGAAGACGCCCGCGGACAAGATGGCGCTGAAGCTGGCGCCGTGCGCGTCGGCGGGGCAGGACCCCAAGTCGGCGCCGTCCAGCGGGTGCTGCACGGCGGTGCACACCATCGGGAAGCAGAGCCCCAAGTGCCTCTGCGCCGTCATGCTCTCCGACACCGCCAAGAGCGCCGGCATCAAGCCGGAGGTCGCCATGTCCATCCCCAAGCGCTGCAACCTCGTCGACCGCCCTGTCGGCTACAAGTGCGGAG CCTACACTCTGCCGTGA